A region of Nitrospirota bacterium DNA encodes the following proteins:
- a CDS encoding tRNA-dihydrouridine synthase, protein MSFWDSLPQPIIGLAPMDGVTDATFRRLVATQGRPDVIFTEFTHVNDICRGPDCLVDSLLYSEVERPIVAQLYGKDPELFYVAAHAVCELGFDGLDINMGCPSRNVASSGSGAGLIRTPELARAVVRAARQGILDWSAGQTPEGAGLKPARAELLRKMNVARNGRPTVPRRVIPLSVKTRLGYDCVVVEDWIADLLEERPAVISVHGRTLRQMYRGEADWNAIAKAARIVSGSGTLLLGNGDVMSMQHVVRRVRESGVHGVLIGRGALGGPWLFRTKDFVKRKIWSERDGNDLLPGALDVAMSVDERFRVMMAHARQFHALCGSEQFRRMRKHLGWYCKGFPGAAAMRAKMFQASSPADVERIVAEFAPAACVGRDSRSDSWVHARSSPVLSAT, encoded by the coding sequence ATGAGTTTCTGGGATTCGCTTCCCCAGCCGATCATCGGGCTGGCTCCCATGGACGGCGTGACAGATGCGACCTTCAGGAGGCTGGTCGCGACACAGGGGCGTCCCGATGTCATCTTCACGGAGTTCACGCATGTCAATGACATCTGCAGGGGGCCTGATTGCTTGGTGGATTCGCTCCTCTACAGCGAAGTCGAGCGGCCGATCGTGGCGCAACTGTACGGCAAGGACCCCGAGCTGTTTTATGTCGCTGCGCATGCGGTGTGCGAGCTCGGATTCGACGGGCTCGACATCAACATGGGCTGTCCTTCGCGCAATGTCGCCTCTTCGGGCTCCGGCGCAGGATTGATCCGCACGCCGGAGCTCGCTCGCGCCGTTGTCCGCGCCGCGCGGCAGGGCATTCTGGACTGGTCGGCAGGTCAGACGCCAGAGGGGGCGGGACTCAAACCGGCTCGCGCGGAATTGCTCAGAAAGATGAATGTTGCCAGAAACGGGCGTCCGACGGTTCCTCGCCGGGTCATTCCGCTTTCGGTGAAGACACGCCTGGGCTATGACTGCGTGGTGGTCGAAGACTGGATCGCCGATCTGTTGGAAGAGCGGCCGGCGGTCATTTCCGTTCACGGTCGGACGCTGCGGCAGATGTATCGCGGCGAAGCGGACTGGAATGCCATTGCCAAGGCCGCACGGATCGTGTCCGGAAGCGGAACGCTACTTCTGGGAAACGGCGACGTCATGTCCATGCAGCACGTCGTCCGACGCGTGCGCGAGAGCGGAGTGCACGGCGTGCTGATCGGGAGAGGAGCCTTGGGCGGGCCCTGGTTGTTCCGCACGAAGGACTTTGTGAAACGCAAGATCTGGTCCGAGAGGGACGGAAATGACCTGCTTCCCGGCGCGCTCGATGTCGCAATGAGTGTGGACGAGCGGTTTCGGGTAATGATGGCCCATGCCCGCCAGTTCCACGCGCTATGCGGGTCCGAGCAGTTTCGACGCATGCGCAAGCACCTGGGCTGGTATTGCAAAGGCTTCCCCGGTGCCGCCGCGATGCGGGCGAAGATGTTCCAGGCATCCAGTCCGGCCGATGTGGAGCGGATCGTCGCCGAGTTCGCGCCAGCGGCATGCGTCGGCCGCGATTCTCGGTCCGATTCCTGGGTACACGCGAGATCTTCTCCCGTACTCTCGGCCACCTGA
- a CDS encoding phosphoesterase, which yields MSGLSRHRSDQPPSLVLYHAECADGFGAAWAIWKRFPSAQFIAVKHGDPPPGNLAGQRIVIVDFSYSRPILENMAREASRLLVLDHHITAEKALAGLPYAYFDLKKSGAVLAWEWAHDEPAPWLLEYIQDKDLWQWALPGSREINAALASYPFDFKLWDSFRQKELEQEGRAILRYENELVGKLAAHATMVSFQGEVVPAVQSPVLTSQIGERLSPHYPFCIIWHDKNGRRYYSLRSREDGTDVGGIAAAFGGGGHTHAAGFSVPLPPDAPSPLAPLERVAGERRETRDEGQNSQNMPT from the coding sequence ATGTCGGGCCTGTCTCGCCACAGATCGGACCAGCCGCCCAGCCTGGTGCTCTATCATGCGGAATGCGCGGACGGATTCGGCGCGGCCTGGGCCATTTGGAAGCGCTTTCCCTCGGCGCAATTCATCGCCGTCAAGCACGGCGACCCTCCGCCCGGCAACCTGGCCGGCCAACGGATCGTCATCGTGGATTTCAGCTACTCGAGACCGATTCTCGAGAACATGGCCCGCGAGGCCTCCCGCTTGCTGGTGCTCGATCATCACATCACCGCCGAGAAAGCGCTGGCCGGGCTGCCTTATGCCTATTTTGACCTCAAGAAGTCGGGAGCCGTGCTGGCATGGGAGTGGGCCCACGACGAGCCGGCCCCTTGGCTGCTGGAATACATCCAGGACAAGGACCTGTGGCAGTGGGCGCTGCCGGGCAGCCGGGAAATCAATGCCGCGCTCGCATCGTACCCCTTCGATTTCAAACTCTGGGATTCATTTCGACAGAAAGAACTCGAACAGGAAGGTCGTGCGATTCTCCGGTACGAAAATGAGCTGGTCGGCAAGCTCGCGGCGCACGCGACCATGGTCTCGTTCCAGGGCGAAGTCGTCCCTGCCGTACAGAGCCCGGTCTTGACCAGCCAGATCGGCGAACGGCTCTCGCCTCACTATCCCTTCTGCATTATCTGGCACGACAAGAACGGCCGCCGTTACTACAGCCTGCGCTCCCGCGAAGACGGGACCGATGTGGGCGGCATCGCGGCCGCGTTCGGGGGGGGCGGCCATACCCACGCCGCCGGGTTTTCGGTCCCCTTGCCTCCGGACGCCCCGTCGCCGCTAGCTCCGCTTGAGCGTGTCGCGGGCGAGAGGCGAGAGACGAGGGACGAGGGGCAAAACTCCCAGAACATGCCGACCTGA
- a CDS encoding DUF692 family multinuclear iron-containing protein has translation MGAVDQEFLKRITAIPMHGFGLSADVYCPDVGELLEALDGYPPDLGFVELFKANDSALAAVRRRLPSVGLAYHGEGLWVTQPDWCEKYPYRLELEAAVAHLRTLGSYWMTHECASKQMAGYAFGTYLPPLFTETSAAVTAEHITRVQRYLDEHCEMTRGMGPLFLLEMPPLTYFGFGALPIARFFRLIADRTACGLVLDIGHLWTVYRYSGAWRRSNVERFAEDFLDMFPVERVVEIHVAGLSAEGEGEATDGATPPYLLDDHAAPIPDMLFDLLAQVLARPDLVHLRGIALEVDNKPIPQTIREYRRFRKEFNRAFDQRSTPPSEHERGATFESQSPAVSCCQTEKTRLLLDYARYVGIVSGVADQLAAESLCLVGDHDGVDRYRRRYLPNEILRWGGDLRDMFPETHQLLDGQGVELEEFVFHWFRTPRPATVPYDFFLLKIERFVEFVRDRLPSAVPTAEREAEGLRTAYQIANEPVTEDGVKA, from the coding sequence ATGGGCGCAGTTGACCAGGAATTCTTGAAACGCATCACCGCGATCCCGATGCACGGGTTCGGCCTCTCGGCGGATGTGTATTGTCCCGACGTGGGTGAACTGCTCGAGGCCTTGGACGGCTACCCGCCGGACCTGGGCTTTGTGGAGCTCTTCAAAGCGAATGACTCGGCGCTCGCCGCGGTCAGGCGCCGACTGCCGTCGGTCGGTCTGGCTTATCATGGGGAAGGGTTGTGGGTCACGCAGCCGGATTGGTGTGAGAAGTATCCCTATAGGCTGGAACTGGAGGCGGCGGTGGCGCACCTACGGACGCTGGGCAGCTATTGGATGACTCACGAATGCGCGAGCAAGCAAATGGCGGGCTATGCCTTCGGCACCTATCTGCCGCCTCTGTTCACCGAGACCAGCGCGGCGGTGACCGCCGAGCACATCACGCGGGTTCAGCGATATCTCGACGAGCACTGCGAGATGACCAGAGGTATGGGGCCGCTCTTTCTGCTGGAGATGCCTCCGCTCACCTACTTCGGGTTCGGGGCGCTTCCGATTGCGCGGTTCTTTCGACTGATCGCCGATCGCACGGCCTGCGGCCTGGTGCTCGACATCGGCCACCTCTGGACGGTCTACCGGTATTCGGGCGCGTGGCGACGTTCGAATGTGGAGCGATTCGCAGAGGACTTCCTGGACATGTTCCCGGTCGAGCGTGTGGTGGAAATTCACGTGGCCGGTCTCTCGGCGGAGGGTGAAGGCGAAGCAACGGACGGCGCAACCCCTCCGTATCTGCTCGACGACCATGCGGCGCCGATCCCGGATATGCTGTTCGACTTGCTCGCGCAGGTGTTGGCGCGCCCTGACCTGGTCCATCTCAGAGGGATCGCCCTGGAGGTCGACAATAAGCCGATTCCGCAGACCATCCGGGAATATCGGCGGTTCCGAAAAGAGTTTAACAGGGCCTTCGACCAGCGGAGCACGCCGCCCTCCGAGCATGAGCGTGGGGCAACGTTCGAGAGCCAAAGTCCGGCGGTGTCTTGCTGCCAGACCGAGAAAACCCGGCTCCTTCTCGACTACGCGCGATATGTCGGGATCGTTTCGGGCGTCGCCGATCAACTTGCGGCGGAATCGCTGTGTCTGGTCGGGGATCACGACGGCGTGGACCGCTATCGGCGCAGGTATCTGCCGAACGAGATTCTTCGTTGGGGTGGAGATCTGCGCGACATGTTTCCGGAGACCCATCAGCTGCTGGATGGACAGGGCGTCGAGCTTGAGGAGTTCGTGTTCCACTGGTTTCGAACGCCCCGCCCGGCGACGGTTCCGTATGATTTCTTTCTGCTGAAGATCGAGCGGTTTGTCGAATTTGTCCGAGACCGGCTTCCCTCCGCAGTTCCGACTGCAGAGCGCGAGGCTGAGGGTCTGCGGACTGCCTATCAGATTGCCAACGAGCCGGTGACGGAAGACGGGGTGAAGGCATGA
- a CDS encoding response regulator — translation MSTTKCPTASAILPQTAGLTRWLTAPRFRIVLLQSLVGIILSCQLRFGEHFLIGPGTADLLALGLLVMVAGLLALPPNLLEARWFSWSLVGCNTTVVTAVIYLSGSARSELYLSYFLLMLIAASVRTLKQMLGLSVVLCAAYGAVLYEGVIETGQVSAGHLLGVPVLLIMAVFYGVTLESLSEERDQKASLLGEIAELREMEAALRAGRDQLEARMKGLRAELSTVNETLRLGAVERTGLQRQLRDAQKLEAIGRIAGGLAQEFDHVLSVIGGRTGFLLSKLKLNDPLRRPVEEVFNAGDRAAELTAQILSLGQSESVSRDFLPVNVIVTELQDIVQELLPSTVECRLVLAPDAGSVRADRGQIEEILLRLALNAREVMPRGGRLSIETKNMTVEPSGAWQPEAIRGGRAVALVVSDNGSGMNQETRAGLCEPFISATSIKGKGASRGLRLVTIYALAGRNGGFVEVHSSPGQGTVVTVYLPQAEREAPPSGAGSYRALCAKGAETILLVEEDEVLRTLARATLSRYQYHVLVAGSPVEAMLVGQQHTGAVHVAVTNLIMPDLGGRDLVQRLMVQHPSLKALFISGYAEETMNHHRIDRKRYLRKPYAQSALVEKVREVLDA, via the coding sequence GTGAGCACAACGAAGTGTCCGACAGCCTCCGCGATCCTGCCCCAGACGGCGGGCCTCACCCGTTGGTTGACGGCGCCTCGCTTCCGGATCGTGCTCTTACAGAGTCTCGTCGGAATCATCCTGTCGTGTCAATTGCGCTTCGGCGAGCATTTCCTGATCGGCCCGGGCACGGCGGATCTATTGGCCCTGGGCCTGCTGGTGATGGTCGCCGGGCTGCTGGCGCTGCCGCCGAATCTGTTGGAGGCGCGCTGGTTCTCGTGGTCGCTCGTCGGCTGCAACACGACGGTCGTCACGGCCGTCATTTACCTTTCCGGCAGTGCGCGGTCGGAGCTGTATCTGTCGTATTTTTTGCTCATGCTGATCGCCGCATCCGTCCGCACGCTCAAACAGATGTTGGGGTTGTCGGTGGTGCTCTGTGCGGCCTACGGCGCGGTGTTGTACGAAGGGGTCATTGAAACAGGCCAGGTCTCGGCCGGTCATCTTCTGGGCGTTCCGGTTCTGCTGATTATGGCCGTTTTTTACGGAGTGACCCTTGAGAGCCTGTCCGAGGAACGGGATCAGAAGGCGAGCCTGTTGGGGGAGATCGCCGAGCTGCGGGAGATGGAAGCCGCCTTGCGGGCCGGCCGCGACCAGCTTGAGGCGCGGATGAAGGGTCTGCGGGCCGAGCTGTCCACGGTGAACGAAACGCTGCGTCTGGGCGCCGTCGAGCGAACGGGACTGCAGCGGCAGCTCCGCGATGCGCAGAAACTGGAGGCGATCGGTCGGATTGCGGGTGGACTGGCGCAGGAGTTCGACCACGTGCTGTCCGTCATCGGTGGCCGTACGGGGTTCCTGCTGTCGAAGCTCAAGTTGAACGATCCGCTTCGCCGGCCGGTGGAAGAGGTCTTCAATGCCGGCGACCGGGCAGCCGAACTCACGGCGCAGATCTTGTCGCTCGGCCAATCGGAAAGCGTGAGCCGAGACTTTCTGCCCGTGAACGTGATCGTCACCGAATTGCAGGACATTGTCCAAGAGCTGCTGCCTTCGACGGTGGAGTGCCGCCTGGTGCTGGCGCCGGACGCCGGTTCGGTGCGGGCCGATCGCGGGCAGATCGAGGAGATACTCCTGCGCTTAGCCCTCAACGCGCGTGAGGTCATGCCGCGGGGCGGCCGTTTGTCGATCGAAACCAAGAACATGACCGTGGAACCGAGCGGAGCCTGGCAGCCAGAGGCGATCCGCGGCGGTCGGGCGGTCGCCTTGGTGGTCAGCGACAACGGAAGCGGGATGAACCAAGAAACCCGAGCCGGCCTCTGCGAGCCGTTCATCTCAGCCACATCAATCAAAGGGAAGGGAGCGAGTCGCGGGCTGAGGCTGGTGACGATCTATGCCCTGGCGGGGCGGAACGGCGGCTTTGTCGAGGTGCACAGCAGCCCGGGGCAAGGGACGGTCGTGACCGTCTATCTCCCGCAGGCCGAGCGGGAGGCGCCGCCATCGGGTGCGGGATCGTACCGGGCTTTGTGCGCGAAAGGCGCTGAAACAATCCTGCTGGTCGAAGAGGACGAAGTACTGAGAACGCTCGCACGCGCGACTCTGAGCCGCTATCAGTATCACGTCCTGGTCGCCGGTTCTCCCGTCGAAGCCATGTTGGTGGGTCAGCAACACACGGGAGCCGTCCATGTGGCGGTGACCAATTTGATCATGCCGGATCTCGGCGGGCGGGACCTGGTCCAACGGTTGATGGTCCAGCACCCGAGTCTCAAGGCCCTCTTCATCTCCGGCTATGCGGAGGAGACCATGAACCATCACCGGATCGATCGGAAGCGCTATCTCCGGAAGCCGTACGCCCAATCGGCGCTGGTTGAGAAAGTCCGCGAGGTATTGGACGCGTGA
- a CDS encoding CBS domain-containing protein, which translates to MRGTGDKARDAASDYSSAMVAQMMTPGVIQIPGDVLVSEAALVMQREQVPCLLVKDTETLIGIVTPSDIVKKVVAQGLEPHNIEARAIMSRPVRSIEFDRPIEEATTLMASTGVPLLIVTHQDQPVGILTAHDLVFRPKRCHTQIPAFVRTSDGRERGADHKATITQLSHAGAFVETSSLLLPGTDVTLSFSLPGSRVPIHVNGAVVASYQPPHQSEGERHRRPPGVEIQFTALSDEDQSRISAWAVQNLYKKSC; encoded by the coding sequence ATGAGAGGCACCGGGGACAAGGCTCGCGACGCCGCATCCGACTATTCGTCAGCAATGGTAGCCCAGATGATGACACCCGGCGTCATTCAAATTCCGGGCGATGTGCTAGTCAGCGAAGCCGCGCTGGTCATGCAACGCGAACAGGTGCCGTGCCTCCTGGTAAAAGACACCGAGACCTTGATCGGCATCGTCACCCCGAGCGACATCGTCAAGAAAGTCGTCGCACAAGGGTTGGAGCCTCACAACATCGAGGCCCGCGCGATCATGTCCAGACCGGTCCGCTCGATCGAATTCGACCGCCCCATCGAAGAAGCCACGACGCTCATGGCTTCGACCGGAGTGCCGTTGCTGATCGTCACCCACCAGGATCAACCCGTGGGAATTTTGACGGCCCATGACCTTGTGTTCCGGCCCAAGCGATGCCACACGCAGATTCCCGCTTTCGTCCGCACCTCCGACGGGCGCGAGCGGGGCGCCGATCACAAGGCCACGATCACCCAGTTGAGCCACGCGGGCGCGTTCGTCGAAACGTCGAGTCTGTTGCTGCCCGGGACGGACGTCACGCTTTCGTTCTCCCTGCCCGGCTCGAGGGTTCCCATCCACGTGAACGGCGCGGTCGTCGCAAGCTATCAACCGCCCCATCAGTCCGAGGGCGAACGGCACCGTCGGCCTCCCGGGGTGGAAATTCAGTTCACCGCTCTGTCCGACGAAGACCAATCGCGTATCAGCGCATGGGCCGTCCAGAATCTCTACAAGAAATCCTGCTAG
- a CDS encoding rhomboid family intramembrane serine protease — protein sequence MIPLHDDNPTEITPIITVSLIAACVLVFLYQASLPAGPGEAFIYAYGAIPAAVFGRASLPPDVAAIPPSLSLLTSMFLHGGWMHLIGNMLYLWIFGNNVEDVMGHVRFAIFYVTCGVLAAVSHALTDPSSTIPMVGASGAISGVLGAYLLLFPRAQVLVLIPLGLFSRMMYVPAGFVLGFWFVMQALSGWFSLGRQGGGVAFFAHIGGFLAGMALIGIFKRRDVRLFAPRRHRSWRYEDW from the coding sequence ATGATCCCGCTGCACGACGACAATCCTACCGAAATCACGCCGATCATCACGGTGTCGCTTATCGCCGCCTGTGTATTGGTGTTCCTCTACCAAGCCTCCCTGCCGGCCGGCCCGGGAGAGGCCTTCATCTACGCGTACGGCGCTATTCCGGCTGCGGTGTTCGGCCGCGCTTCGCTTCCGCCGGACGTGGCGGCCATCCCTCCTTCGCTCTCGCTCCTGACCAGCATGTTCCTGCACGGAGGGTGGATGCATCTGATCGGCAACATGCTGTATCTGTGGATCTTCGGCAATAACGTCGAAGACGTCATGGGACACGTCCGGTTCGCGATCTTCTACGTGACCTGCGGGGTTCTCGCCGCCGTGAGCCACGCGCTGACCGATCCGTCTTCCACCATCCCGATGGTCGGCGCCAGCGGGGCGATTTCCGGCGTGTTGGGCGCCTACCTGCTTTTGTTCCCCCGCGCGCAGGTGCTGGTGCTCATTCCGCTGGGGTTGTTCTCACGCATGATGTACGTGCCGGCGGGGTTCGTCCTCGGCTTTTGGTTTGTGATGCAGGCGCTGAGCGGCTGGTTCAGCCTCGGACGGCAGGGCGGCGGGGTCGCCTTCTTCGCCCACATCGGCGGGTTTCTCGCGGGCATGGCCCTGATTGGAATTTTCAAACGTCGGGATGTCCGGTTGTTTGCCCCGCGCCGGCATCGATCCTGGCGGTATGAAGACTGGTGA
- a CDS encoding Maf family protein, protein MPLILASTSPRRAELLSLLQVPFKVEPPSFQEHVRLGVRAEAMAKEFARGKAQACAVRFSDSLVLGCDTLIDLDGAVLGKPVDLPEARAMLRRLSGREHVIHTAVACRRLCDGVDEVVETSVRVWMRNFGAEEIERYLDTGESLGKAGAYSIQGEGSRLIAEISGDYTAAVGLPLRLVADRLGAYGVEVPVDVEILYRTKPYPNWGRFAD, encoded by the coding sequence ATGCCGCTGATCCTCGCGTCAACCTCTCCCCGCAGGGCGGAACTCCTGAGCCTTCTCCAAGTTCCGTTCAAGGTCGAGCCGCCGTCGTTTCAAGAACACGTGCGCCTCGGTGTGCGCGCCGAAGCCATGGCGAAGGAATTCGCCCGGGGTAAGGCGCAGGCGTGCGCCGTTCGCTTTTCCGACTCGCTGGTCCTCGGCTGTGACACGCTGATCGACCTGGACGGCGCGGTGCTGGGCAAGCCGGTCGATCTGCCGGAAGCTCGCGCCATGCTCCGGCGCCTGTCCGGCCGCGAACATGTGATCCATACCGCGGTCGCTTGCAGGCGGCTCTGCGACGGCGTTGATGAAGTGGTTGAAACGAGCGTGCGGGTCTGGATGAGGAATTTCGGAGCCGAAGAGATCGAACGCTACCTCGACACCGGCGAAAGTCTGGGGAAGGCCGGCGCCTATTCCATTCAAGGCGAAGGAAGCCGGCTGATTGCAGAAATCTCCGGCGATTATACCGCAGCGGTGGGATTGCCGTTACGGCTGGTGGCTGATCGCCTCGGAGCTTATGGGGTCGAAGTGCCGGTCGATGTCGAGATCTTGTATCGGACGAAACCCTACCCCAATTGGGGGCGCTTCGCGGACTAG
- a CDS encoding LOG family protein, with the protein MAQTRSRPTPTKEEVLAQVHSLLDGPDDDLSSVLMKEILVGVLRLRESRLDLLDLKIVNRAMKELRHAFGVFQAYRDRPKISIFGSARTQPDDPNYQLAYRFARLIVQHGFMVITGGADGIMRACQEGAGRENSFGVNILLPFEQGPNAVIADDPKLITFKYFFTRKLTFQKEANAIALFPGGFGTHDEGFEILTLTQTGKSDPQPIVCLQAPGCDYWNHWYDFIADQLLGRGLINQEDLSLFKIFDSEQKAVAEILTFYRRYHSIRFVGRQLAMRLKHPLSDVQVADVNDRFKDLLTEGVFEQRGPLPEELDEPAVKDLPRLVFLFNRRSAGRLRQLIDHLNTLPGPVLPAE; encoded by the coding sequence ATGGCGCAAACCCGAAGCCGCCCGACTCCGACCAAAGAAGAGGTCCTGGCCCAGGTGCACAGCCTGCTGGACGGACCGGACGACGACCTGTCCAGCGTCCTGATGAAAGAAATCCTGGTGGGCGTCCTGCGGCTGCGCGAATCCCGCCTGGATCTGCTCGATCTCAAGATCGTCAACCGGGCGATGAAAGAGCTTCGCCACGCCTTTGGCGTGTTCCAGGCCTATCGCGACCGCCCGAAGATCAGCATCTTCGGTTCGGCCCGTACTCAACCGGACGATCCCAACTACCAACTGGCGTACCGATTCGCCCGCCTGATCGTGCAACACGGCTTCATGGTGATCACCGGAGGGGCTGACGGCATTATGCGGGCCTGTCAGGAAGGAGCCGGCCGGGAGAACAGTTTCGGAGTCAATATCCTGTTGCCGTTCGAACAGGGACCGAACGCCGTGATCGCCGACGATCCGAAGCTCATCACGTTCAAGTATTTCTTCACGCGGAAGCTCACCTTTCAGAAGGAAGCGAACGCGATTGCGTTGTTCCCAGGCGGCTTTGGCACGCACGATGAAGGCTTCGAAATCCTGACCTTGACGCAGACCGGCAAAAGCGACCCTCAGCCGATCGTCTGCCTTCAGGCGCCGGGGTGCGACTATTGGAATCATTGGTACGACTTCATCGCCGACCAGTTGTTGGGGCGCGGCCTCATCAACCAGGAGGATCTGAGCCTGTTCAAAATCTTCGACAGCGAGCAAAAAGCGGTGGCGGAAATCCTGACGTTCTATCGCCGTTATCACTCCATCCGGTTCGTAGGTCGTCAGTTGGCCATGCGCCTGAAGCATCCGCTCTCCGATGTACAGGTGGCCGACGTGAACGACCGTTTCAAGGACCTGCTGACAGAAGGTGTATTCGAACAGCGGGGTCCTCTCCCGGAGGAACTCGACGAGCCGGCCGTGAAGGACCTGCCTCGCCTGGTGTTTCTCTTCAACCGAAGGAGCGCCGGCCGGCTTCGCCAACTCATCGACCATCTGAATACGTTGCCGGGGCCGGTGCTCCCGGCCGAGTGA
- a CDS encoding ABC transporter ATP-binding protein yields MSYYARFYPFLKPYLPRMVAAAVMVMAVAALNLALLRLAGTLWDIITAQRDPQRMTEAIRLFIGLIVLQGLFSMGHSFLTVWVSQRIVVDFRMHLFAHLQTLSVSFFAKRRAGELLSRLMNDVNVIQTVVTETPIDSAKQLVTFVGGTVFLFVMNWRLCLLILLLLPILVLVARLFGRRLKALSTSIQDQTASISTLVEEVISGIRIVKSFVQTAREERRFASQVQAALAISLRRAAVLAVFVPTISLLTFSAAAAVLWYGGLQVIEGIVTPGDLFAFVLFAGILIGPFSSAARMFALVKEAQGSMQRVFEILDTEPDIRDEPDAVDLPPIAGHVRAERIHFAYDARAPVLTDVSFEAKPGEMIALVGPTGAGKTTIVNLLHRFYDPLEGRITIDGYDLRRVKLDSLYRQIALVPQETILFGGTILDNIRYGREDASEEEVLAASRAAHAHEFISALPDGYRTVVGEKGVNLSGGQRQRLAIARAILKNPRILLLDEATSSLDSESERLVQDALERLMAGRTTFVVAHRLTTIQQADRILVLNKGRIVEEGTHASLMERRGLYRYLYTLRLQEQGANS; encoded by the coding sequence ATGTCGTACTACGCCCGTTTTTACCCTTTCCTCAAACCCTATCTCCCGCGCATGGTGGCCGCGGCTGTCATGGTCATGGCGGTCGCGGCCCTCAACCTTGCCTTGCTGAGACTGGCCGGCACCCTCTGGGACATCATCACTGCGCAGCGGGACCCGCAGCGCATGACCGAAGCAATCCGGCTGTTCATCGGGCTCATCGTGCTGCAGGGACTTTTCTCCATGGGGCACAGTTTTCTGACGGTCTGGGTCTCGCAACGGATCGTGGTGGATTTCCGCATGCATCTGTTCGCCCATCTCCAGACGCTGTCCGTTAGCTTCTTCGCGAAACGTCGGGCCGGGGAACTGCTCTCCCGGCTCATGAACGACGTCAACGTCATCCAGACCGTCGTGACCGAGACGCCCATCGACTCGGCCAAGCAACTGGTCACGTTCGTCGGCGGCACCGTATTTTTGTTCGTGATGAACTGGCGCCTTTGCCTCCTGATTCTGCTTCTTTTGCCGATCCTGGTTCTGGTCGCCCGCCTCTTCGGCCGGCGGCTCAAAGCGCTCTCCACGTCGATCCAGGATCAGACCGCCTCGATCAGCACGCTGGTGGAGGAAGTGATTTCCGGCATCCGCATCGTCAAATCATTCGTTCAAACGGCCCGCGAGGAGCGACGGTTCGCCTCGCAGGTCCAGGCCGCCCTGGCCATTTCGCTCCGCCGGGCGGCGGTGCTCGCCGTCTTCGTACCGACCATCAGTCTGCTGACCTTCTCGGCCGCGGCGGCGGTGCTGTGGTATGGAGGTCTCCAGGTGATCGAAGGGATCGTGACGCCGGGAGATCTGTTCGCCTTCGTGCTCTTCGCCGGCATCTTGATCGGCCCCTTCAGCTCGGCCGCCCGCATGTTCGCGCTGGTCAAAGAAGCCCAGGGTTCCATGCAGCGGGTCTTCGAGATCCTCGACACCGAACCGGACATTCGCGACGAGCCTGACGCCGTGGACTTGCCGCCGATCGCCGGCCACGTGCGGGCCGAGCGGATCCACTTTGCGTATGACGCGCGTGCGCCGGTGTTGACGGACGTGTCGTTCGAAGCCAAGCCGGGGGAAATGATCGCGCTGGTGGGGCCGACCGGCGCGGGCAAGACCACGATCGTGAATCTGCTCCATCGCTTCTACGATCCCCTCGAGGGACGGATCACGATCGATGGATATGACCTCCGTCGGGTGAAGCTGGACAGTCTCTATCGGCAGATCGCCTTGGTGCCCCAGGAGACCATCTTGTTCGGCGGGACGATCCTCGACAACATCCGATACGGTCGCGAGGACGCATCCGAAGAGGAAGTCCTCGCCGCCAGCCGAGCGGCCCACGCCCATGAATTCATCAGCGCGTTACCCGACGGGTATCGGACGGTCGTCGGCGAAAAGGGCGTGAATCTCTCCGGCGGCCAGCGACAACGGCTGGCGATCGCCCGGGCGATTCTCAAAAACCCGAGAATTCTGCTCCTGGACGAAGCGACCTCTTCGCTGGACAGCGAATCCGAGCGACTCGTCCAGGATGCGCTCGAACGGTTGATGGCCGGCCGGACCACCTTCGTCGTCGCGCACCGGCTCACCACCATACAGCAGGCCGACCGGATACTGGTGTTGAATAAGGGCAGGATCGTGGAAGAGGGGACCCACGCCTCATTGATGGAACGGCGAGGTCTCTATCGCTACCTGTATACGCTCCGCTTGCAAGAGCAAGGAGCGAACAGCTAA